Proteins from a genomic interval of Pseudodesulfovibrio nedwellii:
- a CDS encoding peptidylprolyl isomerase, producing the protein MKIILKALFAFTLISLLTLSSAMATDLENTLYLDLKDGRVVIELSPDLAPKHVARIKELTRMKFYDGIVFHRVISGFMAQTGDPTGTGRGGSGENLPAEFTDTPFERGTVGMARAQSPDSADSQFFICFAPAPFLNGQYTVFGQVTSGMDLVDKIKKGAGRSGAVQDPDAIVRMQIAADVK; encoded by the coding sequence ATGAAAATTATCTTGAAAGCATTATTCGCATTTACTCTGATTTCCCTACTCACCCTGTCCTCAGCGATGGCAACAGACTTGGAAAACACGCTATATCTCGACCTCAAAGATGGTCGGGTTGTCATTGAACTGAGCCCTGATCTCGCGCCCAAACACGTGGCCCGCATTAAGGAACTGACCCGAATGAAGTTCTATGACGGCATCGTCTTCCACCGCGTCATTTCCGGCTTCATGGCCCAAACTGGCGATCCTACAGGCACAGGTCGTGGAGGTTCCGGCGAAAATCTGCCAGCAGAGTTCACCGACACTCCTTTTGAACGTGGCACCGTAGGCATGGCTCGTGCACAAAGCCCGGACAGTGCGGACAGCCAATTTTTCATCTGCTTTGCCCCAGCCCCGTTCCTCAACGGCCAGTATACGGTTTTCGGACAGGTAACGAGTGGCATGGATCTCGTGGACAAAATAAAGAAAGGCGCTGGCCGCAGTGGTGCAGTTCAAGACCCCGACGCCATCGTGCGCATGCAAATTGCTGCCGACGTCAAATAA
- a CDS encoding response regulator, translating to MARILIAEDDRISQKLAVRIVEEQGHVALVSPHGKHAYETLMHNDIDMLLTDIMMPEMDGQQLIKTLRGDQKFANLPIIIMSAVVGLNDISNLLKLGATFFLAKPLDREELLSYISRCLAEKDF from the coding sequence GTGGCCAGGATACTCATAGCTGAAGATGATAGAATTTCCCAAAAACTTGCTGTCAGAATTGTAGAAGAGCAGGGACATGTCGCGCTTGTCAGCCCTCACGGAAAACATGCATATGAAACGCTGATGCACAACGACATCGATATGCTTCTGACCGACATCATGATGCCGGAGATGGACGGTCAGCAACTTATCAAGACACTGCGCGGCGACCAAAAATTCGCCAATCTTCCCATCATCATCATGTCCGCCGTTGTCGGCCTCAATGACATTTCCAACCTGCTCAAACTTGGAGCAACGTTCTTTCTCGCGAAGCCTCTGGATCGGGAAGAACTATTGTCATATATCTCCCGTTGTCTGGCTGAAAAGGACTTCTAG
- the rarD gene encoding EamA family transporter RarD — protein sequence MPDIASKQKTYGLFAALAAFFAWGLLPIYWKSLIVVNPVEILCHRIIWSLVFIAIILTILKGWKETFASMRSPKDIGILILSSLMIGGNWLLYIWAVNTNHVLETSLGYFINPLVTTLLGYIFFRERLKPLQLVAIGLATLGVANSIFSYGELPWISLTLALSFAFYGLLRKIASVESLPGLFLETMVLAPLALTYLIKMQMDGTSAFFTVSPTIDLLLIGAGAATATPLIGFAYGARRLQLSTLGVLQYVGPSIAFILGVYVYKEPFTASHLVTFTLIWSGLAVYTGESIWSMRTHRRLTRKE from the coding sequence ATGCCGGATATTGCCTCAAAACAAAAAACATATGGCCTCTTTGCCGCCCTTGCCGCCTTCTTTGCATGGGGATTACTGCCAATCTACTGGAAATCACTCATTGTAGTGAATCCTGTTGAAATCCTGTGCCACCGCATCATTTGGTCCTTGGTCTTTATCGCCATAATCCTGACCATTCTCAAGGGATGGAAAGAAACGTTTGCATCCATGCGATCCCCCAAGGATATCGGTATACTCATTCTGAGCAGCCTGATGATCGGTGGCAACTGGCTGCTCTACATATGGGCCGTAAATACCAATCATGTGCTGGAAACCAGCCTTGGATATTTCATCAACCCATTGGTCACAACTTTGTTGGGTTATATTTTCTTCCGTGAACGCTTGAAACCTTTACAACTGGTTGCCATCGGGCTGGCAACATTGGGCGTTGCCAACTCCATATTCAGTTACGGCGAACTTCCATGGATATCCCTGACACTCGCCCTTTCCTTCGCCTTCTATGGATTACTCCGAAAGATTGCCTCGGTGGAATCACTGCCTGGCCTATTCCTTGAAACCATGGTGCTGGCACCACTGGCGCTGACCTATCTGATAAAAATGCAAATGGACGGTACTTCGGCATTTTTCACCGTCAGTCCGACCATTGATCTGCTCCTCATCGGAGCAGGTGCAGCTACAGCCACCCCCCTCATCGGATTTGCCTATGGCGCCCGTCGCCTACAATTGTCAACGCTTGGTGTACTGCAATACGTAGGTCCATCCATCGCCTTCATCCTCGGCGTCTATGTTTACAAAGAGCCGTTCACCGCAAGTCATCTGGTAACTTTCACGCTGATCTGGTCAGGATTGGCCGTTTACACAGGTGAATCCATCTGGTCTATGCGCACACATCGGCGACTGACACGAAAGGAATAA
- a CDS encoding AMP-binding protein: protein MSDQIKTLKDLLESSIQQYSERTALAFVGGEPITYTQLGEHIKDLQTLLSDIGIKPGDKVAIISENMPNWAIAYFSITMMGAVVVPILQEFHPSAVHHILRHSEAKMVIASRRFIHKVEEEDFSALKTVMVMDDFSLENDEGETTSYTEALEAARERIEHFSEAALERMEHLGEAARDKISDSTKERMEHLGEAAREKVEKLEKLGGTAMERVEKIGGTARKKVDKFSDSARKFIDRKTGKGFELTEESVAAILYTSGTTGHSKGVVLLHRNLVQNCLAGIQVIPVFKTDRFMSVLPMAHTYESTVGLIIPLHCGSSIHYLQKPPTPRTLLPAMQIVRPTVMGVVPLIIEKIYKSRIKRKLTGSGVMRGLMKIGATRRKLSQVAGKKLIEAFGGELRCMCIGGAPLSPEVEQFLTDAKVPHAVGYGMTETSPLLAGALPSKQRFRAIGPALPGVQLKIVDADPETGEGEILAKGPNVMREYYKAPVDTKETFTEDGWLKTGDLGKFEDGYLYIKGRLKNMILGPSGENIYPEELESIINECEHVVESMVYEVDGKVVARIHLNHETLDEAFDVKKLIESEVRAKVIKLLEDIRKDVNTKVSTFARLHRVIEQMEPFEKTPTQKIKRFIYLDR, encoded by the coding sequence GTGAGCGACCAAATCAAGACATTAAAAGATTTGTTGGAGTCTTCGATCCAGCAGTATTCTGAGCGGACAGCTCTTGCCTTTGTTGGCGGAGAGCCTATCACCTACACTCAACTGGGTGAGCATATTAAGGATTTGCAGACCTTGCTCAGTGATATTGGCATCAAGCCGGGCGACAAGGTCGCCATTATCAGTGAAAATATGCCCAATTGGGCTATCGCATATTTTTCCATCACCATGATGGGAGCCGTTGTTGTTCCAATTTTGCAAGAATTTCATCCCAGTGCAGTGCATCATATTCTGCGTCATTCTGAGGCCAAGATGGTGATCGCGTCCAGGCGGTTTATTCATAAGGTTGAAGAAGAAGATTTTTCCGCACTCAAGACTGTTATGGTCATGGATGATTTTTCTCTTGAGAATGACGAGGGCGAGACCACAAGTTATACGGAAGCCCTTGAGGCTGCTCGGGAACGCATTGAACATTTCAGTGAGGCGGCTCTTGAGCGGATGGAACATCTGGGTGAAGCCGCACGGGACAAGATCAGTGACTCTACCAAGGAGCGCATGGAACATCTCGGTGAAGCCGCCAGAGAGAAGGTCGAGAAGCTTGAAAAGCTTGGTGGCACAGCCATGGAAAGAGTGGAGAAAATCGGTGGCACTGCCCGAAAGAAAGTGGATAAGTTCAGCGATTCTGCAAGGAAGTTTATTGATAGGAAGACAGGCAAAGGCTTTGAATTAACGGAAGAATCCGTCGCCGCAATTCTGTATACTTCTGGGACCACTGGACACTCCAAGGGTGTTGTGTTGCTTCATCGTAATTTGGTGCAGAACTGTTTGGCAGGTATTCAGGTCATTCCTGTTTTCAAAACCGACCGTTTCATGTCTGTCCTGCCTATGGCGCATACCTATGAATCCACTGTTGGCCTCATTATTCCTTTGCACTGTGGTAGCTCTATTCATTATCTGCAAAAACCGCCCACCCCGAGGACATTGCTGCCTGCCATGCAGATAGTCAGACCTACCGTCATGGGTGTGGTGCCGCTCATTATCGAGAAAATTTACAAAAGTCGGATTAAACGTAAATTGACAGGTTCGGGTGTCATGCGCGGTTTGATGAAGATTGGTGCAACCCGGAGAAAACTTTCTCAGGTGGCGGGCAAGAAGCTTATCGAGGCGTTCGGTGGCGAGTTGCGGTGTATGTGTATTGGCGGCGCGCCTTTGTCCCCGGAGGTCGAGCAGTTCTTGACTGATGCAAAAGTGCCGCATGCTGTTGGGTATGGCATGACCGAAACCTCTCCGCTTTTGGCTGGAGCTTTGCCGAGTAAGCAGAGATTTAGAGCCATTGGCCCTGCACTGCCCGGAGTTCAGCTTAAAATCGTGGATGCTGACCCGGAAACCGGAGAGGGCGAGATTTTGGCCAAAGGACCTAACGTCATGCGTGAGTACTACAAGGCTCCCGTGGACACGAAGGAAACGTTCACCGAGGATGGGTGGCTTAAAACTGGTGATCTTGGCAAGTTTGAGGACGGCTATCTGTATATCAAAGGTCGTTTAAAAAACATGATACTTGGTCCCAGCGGTGAGAATATTTATCCTGAAGAGCTTGAATCCATCATCAATGAATGTGAGCATGTTGTAGAATCCATGGTGTATGAAGTCGACGGTAAAGTCGTCGCCAGAATTCATCTTAACCATGAAACTCTGGATGAAGCTTTTGATGTCAAGAAATTGATCGAATCCGAAGTTCGAGCCAAGGTGATAAAATTGCTTGAAGATATTCGCAAGGATGTGAATACCAAAGTTTCCACGTTTGCCCGGTTGCATCGAGTGATCGAACAAATGGAACCTTTTGAAAAGACACCTACTCAAAAGATTAAACGATTTATTTATTTGGATCGTTAA
- a CDS encoding response regulator, whose protein sequence is MPFNKKTATTARSDQSATILIAEDSESNAMLFSLYFEGTPYTLDFANNGQQAVEKYKSSPYDLVLMDILMPVMDGWQATRAIRSFEAEKGLLPSPIVAVTANVFEEDKQKSLNAGCTEFLPKPVRKAALLECVTRLTQG, encoded by the coding sequence ATGCCATTTAACAAAAAGACAGCGACAACGGCTCGCTCAGATCAATCTGCCACAATCCTTATCGCCGAGGATTCCGAAAGCAACGCCATGCTCTTCTCTCTCTATTTCGAAGGGACACCATACACGCTTGATTTTGCGAACAACGGGCAACAAGCGGTAGAAAAATATAAATCTTCCCCTTATGACCTTGTGCTCATGGACATACTCATGCCTGTCATGGACGGTTGGCAGGCCACTCGTGCGATACGTTCTTTTGAAGCTGAAAAAGGGCTGCTCCCTTCTCCTATAGTGGCCGTCACCGCTAACGTTTTTGAAGAAGACAAGCAAAAATCACTCAATGCTGGCTGTACCGAGTTTCTCCCCAAACCCGTCAGAAAAGCTGCACTGCTTGAATGTGTGACACGCCTGACACAAGGCTAA
- a CDS encoding PLP-dependent aminotransferase family protein translates to METYRYQAVEKHIMSMIETGALGLSDKLPSLRSLSSKIGVSISTVNQAYLELERKGVIESRPRSGFFVRRESTRLPRTEKKSSPMDKPRPVTRIGLIQTVLESVGEEGAVSLAVVAPGRGLLPLKDLGRITAAMVRDEPGRAMDYAPIPGDPRLIHQIAYRSMEHGISVAPNDPIITAGCLEALYISLRSTCRRGDTVLIQSPTYYCFLQLLETLGLRAIEIPSCPQNGVLPEVLHRALNTFDISACVLAPNFNNPDSSLTSDARKKEIVSILAARNIPLIEDDVSTDLHYGPKRPGTFKQFDTKGLVLLCSSFSKTIAPGYRVGWMLPGRFRQKALEIKATTNVSCATLSQMAIAEYLRQGRMERHLKKLRSSLEKQMDTMQFHLGRDFPKGTRVTHPTGGAVLWLELPHAINAVELFFQARDKGVGIAPGAVFTTQDKFSNYIRLSYGIPWTNEVQQAIQTLGELAKQMNQ, encoded by the coding sequence ATGGAAACGTATCGCTACCAGGCCGTTGAAAAACATATCATGTCGATGATTGAAACCGGTGCGCTCGGATTGAGTGACAAGCTCCCCTCCCTGCGTTCTTTGAGCAGCAAAATAGGCGTATCGATCTCCACCGTAAATCAAGCGTATCTTGAGCTGGAACGCAAAGGGGTCATCGAATCCCGCCCCCGATCAGGATTCTTTGTCCGCCGAGAATCCACCCGGCTACCCCGCACTGAAAAAAAATCATCCCCCATGGATAAGCCCCGCCCTGTAACGCGCATTGGCCTGATCCAAACAGTTCTGGAATCTGTAGGAGAAGAAGGTGCAGTCTCTCTGGCCGTGGTCGCTCCAGGCCGCGGATTACTTCCCCTCAAAGATTTGGGACGCATAACAGCGGCAATGGTCCGCGATGAACCAGGACGCGCTATGGATTATGCCCCTATTCCAGGCGACCCGCGTCTCATTCACCAAATAGCCTACCGCTCCATGGAACACGGAATTTCAGTTGCTCCAAATGACCCGATCATCACAGCCGGATGTCTTGAAGCTCTTTATATCTCTCTGCGTTCGACATGCAGACGAGGCGACACGGTATTGATTCAATCCCCGACCTATTATTGTTTCCTTCAGTTATTGGAAACGCTCGGACTCCGTGCCATTGAAATACCTTCATGTCCCCAAAACGGAGTATTGCCCGAAGTCCTTCATCGAGCCTTGAATACTTTTGATATTTCCGCCTGTGTGCTTGCGCCCAACTTCAACAACCCGGATTCCAGCCTGACGTCGGACGCACGCAAAAAAGAAATTGTCTCCATCCTTGCGGCACGAAACATCCCTTTAATTGAAGACGATGTTTCAACAGACCTCCACTACGGTCCCAAGCGGCCGGGAACATTCAAGCAATTCGACACAAAAGGACTGGTGCTCCTCTGTTCTTCATTTTCCAAAACTATTGCACCGGGTTATCGTGTCGGCTGGATGCTGCCAGGACGATTCCGACAAAAAGCATTGGAAATAAAAGCGACCACCAACGTTTCCTGTGCCACATTGTCTCAGATGGCCATAGCCGAATATCTCCGTCAGGGGCGCATGGAAAGACACTTGAAAAAACTTCGAAGCTCTTTGGAAAAACAGATGGACACCATGCAATTCCACCTCGGCCGCGATTTCCCGAAGGGGACACGAGTCACGCACCCCACAGGTGGCGCTGTACTCTGGCTCGAACTCCCGCATGCCATCAACGCTGTAGAACTCTTCTTCCAAGCCCGAGACAAAGGCGTCGGCATCGCACCCGGCGCAGTATTCACCACACAGGATAAATTTTCCAACTACATCCGCCTGAGTTATGGCATTCCGTGGACCAATGAAGTGCAACAGGCCATCCAGACCCTCGGAGAACTGGCAAAACAGATGAACCAATAA
- a CDS encoding AzlD domain-containing protein, translating to MDQKIVFLTFLGMLAVTYIPRVLPMLALASRTLPEPVVRWLSYVPVAVLSAMLFPALLLKDTSFNFEPDNYFLWAAIPAFILAWRTRSFFGTVALGMALVAGARYFFG from the coding sequence ATGGACCAAAAAATAGTTTTTCTGACATTTCTTGGCATGTTGGCTGTGACATACATCCCGCGCGTTTTGCCCATGTTGGCGCTTGCATCGCGGACTCTGCCTGAACCAGTCGTTCGTTGGCTTTCCTATGTCCCTGTGGCAGTGTTGTCCGCAATGTTGTTTCCGGCTTTGTTGCTCAAGGATACAAGTTTCAATTTTGAACCGGATAACTATTTTTTGTGGGCGGCCATTCCCGCATTTATTCTGGCATGGCGCACTCGGAGTTTCTTCGGAACTGTGGCATTGGGTATGGCTTTGGTGGCCGGTGCTCGTTATTTCTTTGGATAG
- a CDS encoding electron transfer flavoprotein subunit alpha/FixB family protein, with protein sequence MTILFLAHTECDNTLHKSALEALTAAKALAEGMGADLAVGVIGADISAAADSIGGCGAKFYGVAGPEFADARYSSDLTAAEAIAKACGAEIVVASATSRFSRALPGLAIRLDGRVDTHLSGLDAVDGKPIAKRWFYRQRMEGTLTRDERPWVMTLDSGCAEAFDGAGSADVEAVAVDVSGVRTKIAGMECVSEDEQTIRPDAEMLLVAGAGWTKKQADGATHVDVAEETIMSFLTATKSSLGSSKSLVDISGEGGAIISFLTHMHQVGQTGSTPRHAKGLSTCCHGEEPHVVGWRFVNERRAINTDGSCGWAQGKCDVLYVGDAFEIMKKVNELLG encoded by the coding sequence ATGACAATTTTATTTCTTGCACATACAGAATGTGACAATACCCTGCACAAGTCCGCTCTTGAGGCTCTGACTGCAGCCAAGGCTTTGGCCGAAGGCATGGGGGCTGATTTGGCCGTGGGCGTTATTGGTGCTGATATCTCTGCTGCCGCTGATTCTATTGGTGGCTGCGGTGCAAAGTTTTACGGTGTGGCCGGTCCCGAATTCGCGGACGCACGCTATTCTTCCGATTTGACCGCTGCCGAGGCCATTGCCAAGGCGTGCGGTGCCGAGATCGTGGTGGCTTCGGCCACTTCCCGTTTCAGCCGTGCCCTGCCGGGGTTGGCTATCCGTCTGGATGGTCGAGTGGATACTCATTTGTCCGGTTTGGATGCCGTTGACGGCAAGCCTATCGCCAAACGGTGGTTCTATCGCCAGCGTATGGAAGGTACTTTGACCCGTGATGAACGTCCTTGGGTCATGACCTTGGATTCAGGCTGCGCAGAGGCTTTTGACGGTGCTGGTTCCGCTGACGTGGAAGCTGTAGCCGTAGATGTGTCTGGTGTGCGTACCAAGATTGCAGGTATGGAATGCGTGTCCGAAGACGAGCAGACCATTCGCCCTGATGCAGAAATGTTGCTTGTGGCCGGTGCCGGTTGGACCAAGAAGCAGGCAGACGGTGCGACCCATGTGGATGTTGCCGAAGAAACCATCATGAGCTTCCTGACTGCCACCAAAAGTTCCCTTGGTTCCTCCAAGTCTTTGGTGGATATCTCGGGCGAAGGGGGGGCCATTATTTCCTTCCTGACGCATATGCATCAGGTCGGTCAGACCGGTTCCACTCCGCGGCATGCCAAGGGGTTGTCAACTTGTTGTCACGGTGAAGAGCCGCATGTCGTTGGTTGGCGTTTTGTCAACGAACGTCGTGCGATTAACACTGACGGTAGCTGCGGTTGGGCACAGGGTAAATGCGACGTACTATATGTTGGCGACGCCTTTGAGATTATGAAGAAAGTGAACGAGCTGCTTGGTTAA
- a CDS encoding aspartate/glutamate racemase family protein, whose protein sequence is MKTIGLLGGMSWESTVGYYQVMNEEVKVRLGGLHSAKILMYSVDFAELRELMLTCDWVSIGNHLADAARMLEQGGADMIVIGTNTMHKVAPQIQAAVSVPVVHVADATADAVRELGFSSVGLLGTLFTMEDDFYTGRLKDHGLEVLVPNAEDRQLVDRIIFDELCKGVLEGASRTEYLRIIEEMASRGAQVIVLGCTEIGMLVRSGDTDIPTLDTCRVHATKSVDTALA, encoded by the coding sequence ATGAAAACTATTGGTCTGCTTGGTGGCATGAGTTGGGAATCCACAGTCGGGTATTATCAGGTCATGAATGAGGAAGTGAAAGTTCGCCTTGGTGGCTTGCATTCGGCCAAAATACTTATGTATAGTGTTGATTTCGCGGAACTGCGTGAACTTATGTTGACCTGTGACTGGGTCAGTATTGGCAATCATCTGGCAGATGCTGCCCGAATGCTGGAGCAGGGTGGGGCTGACATGATTGTTATCGGGACGAACACCATGCATAAGGTGGCCCCACAGATTCAGGCGGCAGTCTCTGTGCCTGTGGTGCATGTTGCCGACGCCACGGCAGATGCGGTGCGAGAGCTTGGTTTTTCTTCGGTCGGATTGCTCGGGACTCTTTTCACCATGGAAGATGATTTTTATACTGGCCGATTGAAGGACCATGGCCTTGAAGTACTTGTCCCCAATGCCGAGGACCGTCAATTGGTGGATCGGATTATCTTTGATGAACTGTGCAAAGGTGTGCTGGAGGGGGCTTCTCGGACAGAATACCTGCGTATTATCGAGGAGATGGCATCCCGTGGAGCACAGGTCATTGTTCTTGGCTGTACTGAGATAGGCATGTTGGTTCGGTCCGGTGACACAGACATTCCCACGCTGGATACATGCAGAGTTCATGCGACAAAATCCGTGGATACGGCATTGGCTTAG
- a CDS encoding rhodanese-like domain-containing protein, translating to MKIKIIVPSVILIAAALLFYVNMNPPLPEGYVDFDAKAAQVQLVQSSDVLILDVRTFVEFRDGHINNAVNIDFYRNDFERKLKALDRNAQYFVYCRTGNRSLSTLKLMHRLGFTKVWHLNKGVVDWKESGLPLSK from the coding sequence ATGAAAATTAAGATAATTGTACCCTCCGTTATTCTTATCGCTGCGGCCTTGTTGTTTTATGTGAACATGAATCCGCCACTGCCTGAGGGGTATGTGGATTTTGATGCCAAGGCGGCGCAGGTACAGCTTGTACAGTCTTCGGATGTGCTCATCCTCGACGTGCGGACTTTTGTAGAGTTTCGTGATGGTCATATTAACAATGCTGTGAATATTGATTTTTATAGGAATGATTTCGAAAGGAAATTGAAAGCGTTGGATCGGAATGCACAGTATTTCGTTTATTGCAGGACCGGAAATCGAAGTTTGTCAACGTTGAAATTGATGCATCGCCTTGGGTTTACCAAAGTTTGGCATTTGAACAAAGGTGTCGTTGACTGGAAGGAGAGCGGGCTGCCGCTCTCAAAATAG
- a CDS encoding AzlC family ABC transporter permease, protein MTIEAVAGEEADSPMMSAVKQVAPIIMGYVPVGAAYGVLAHQAGLSMLNTVLMSILVYAGSAQLIAVGMFAVGMPPLSIIATTFVVNLRHLLMSASLAPNLKTWKKWELALFSYEITDESFAVHSVRFARGDLNKTTCFGINGIAQASWILASWVGFVAGASIPDVEPLGIDYALPAMFIALLIMQTKNKMHVLVAGFSGLMAVVLVQAGADQWSVILATVIGATFGVGVESWTKK, encoded by the coding sequence ATGACTATCGAAGCTGTTGCCGGAGAAGAGGCCGACTCCCCGATGATGTCAGCCGTCAAACAGGTTGCACCCATTATTATGGGGTATGTCCCTGTTGGTGCCGCCTATGGCGTGTTGGCACATCAGGCAGGACTCTCCATGCTCAACACCGTACTTATGTCTATTCTGGTCTATGCCGGTTCTGCCCAGCTTATTGCAGTGGGCATGTTTGCAGTGGGGATGCCCCCATTATCTATTATTGCCACAACATTTGTGGTCAATTTGCGGCATTTGCTCATGAGCGCATCGCTCGCTCCGAATCTCAAAACGTGGAAGAAGTGGGAATTGGCGTTGTTTTCTTATGAAATCACCGATGAATCCTTTGCCGTTCATTCGGTCCGGTTTGCTCGTGGCGATCTGAATAAGACTACCTGTTTCGGTATTAACGGTATTGCGCAGGCGTCATGGATTCTTGCATCCTGGGTCGGTTTTGTGGCCGGGGCGTCTATCCCGGATGTGGAACCGTTGGGCATTGATTATGCTTTGCCAGCCATGTTTATTGCTTTGCTAATCATGCAGACCAAGAACAAAATGCATGTTTTGGTGGCTGGTTTTTCCGGCTTGATGGCCGTTGTTCTCGTGCAGGCCGGTGCAGACCAGTGGAGCGTCATTTTGGCAACGGTTATCGGTGCAACTTTTGGTGTGGGAGTGGAATCATGGACCAAAAAATAG